CCGAATGAATCATTTCTCCGATCGCGCCCAACCCCTTCAACCTTGGAATGCAGAAGACCTTGACAAGGCTATCCTGAACTTTGAAGAAATTCAAGCGGACATCAATTACAAACAGGCACAGGACGCGCTGCACAATTTAGTCAACAATCTCGACTTGACTCCCCAGGAACAAGTGGGTTTAGAGTCAGAAATCGACCATCTCGCGAAAATGATGAATAAACTCGATCGCGCAGTGGTTCAAATTGCGGCATTTGGCATGGTGGGACGGGGAAAATCATCGGTTCTCAACGCGCTATTGGGTCAGGAAGTGTTTGAAGCAGGGGCGCTACACGGGGTCACACAGACGGTAGGCAGCGCCAATTGGCAATTAACCCAGGAAACCTTGGGAAAAAGCGGACAGTCCATTCAGCGCGCAATACTGCCGGGAACAGGGAACTCCCAAATCCAACTGGTGGATACGCCGGGAATTGACGAAGTGCGCGGAGAAGCGCGAGAAGCCTTAGCCCATCAAGTTGCTAAACAAGCGGATTTGATTCTCTTTATTGTGGCGGGGGATTTGACCAAGGTTGAATATCAAGCCCTCTCGCAATTACGGGAGGTGGGCAAGCCAATGGTGTTGGTGTTTAACAAAATCGACCAATATCCGGAGGCAGATCGATTCTCGATTTATCGCAAAATTCGCGACGAACGGGTGCGCCAACTCCTCTCTCCCGATGAAATTGTTATGGTTGCGGCTGCGCCGTTGATTTCAACAGCGACGCGCCGCGCTGATGGCAATCTTAAGGTACAGCGCCAACGGGGAAAACCCGATATTCAAGGGCTGCAACTCAAGATTCTAGAAATTCTGCATCGCGAGGGTAAGGCTTTGGTGGCGTTGAACACGATGTTGTACGCCGATGAAGTGAACGAACGGGTGATGCAGCGCAAGCTGACCATTCGAGAGGAGGCAGCAGATTTATTGATTTGGAAAGGGGTGACGATCAAGGCTGCCGCGATCGCGCTCAATCCCGTTACCGCGATCGATCTCTTTACAGGGGCAGTGATTGATGTCGCGTTGGTCTTATCCCTCTCTAAACTCTATGGCATTCCCATGACCCAATCTGCCGCTATTGGTTTGTTGCAAAAAATTGCCCTGAGTATGGGGGGACTTACTGCTAGCGAGTTGCTCACAACTTTGGGATTAAGTGGACTCAAAGGGTTATTAGGGCTTTCTGTCCCCGTAACCGTTGGCGGCGCGATCGCGCCCTACCTATCTGTTGCCATCACTCAAGCGGGGGTTGCTGGGGTATCCTCCTACGCGATCGGACAAGTCACCAAAACCTACCTCGCTAATGGCGCTTCCTGGGGCCCTGACGGCCCGAAGGCTGTCGTCACTCGTATTTTAGACTCCCTTAATGAAGCCTCCATTCTCAACCGCATTAAACAAGAACTCAGCGCTAAACTGATTGGCAATTAGAGTTGCCCAAGGAGAAAGTCATTCAATCCATCAGACAGACACGGAGACGCGGTGAGTAAAATGAGGAAGAATACGGCTAGTTTAAAAGAAACTCAACTTCTACTCCGAACTGACCATCTGTTCGAGAAATTGACCTACCTTTTGCAAATCCTCCTCTTTCATGTTGTTATCGTGTCCCGCATCCGGAATTAGCAACAACTGTTTCGGTTCTGGGGCGGCATCGTATAACTTTTGGCTCATTTTCGCTGGAATTTGAGGATCGCGAACGCCGTGGATGAAGAGAACGGGAATTTCGAGGGAAGGAATTTTGGTGAGAGAATCGAATTCTTGCCTCAACATCAAATCGATGGGAAACAGGTAAAATACTCCGAATCGTTTCGTCATATCTCGCAAACTGGTTAAGGCATTGTGAGTAATCAGTCCTCTTGCTTCTGGATGTTGAACTGCCAAATTAACCGCGATTGCGCTTCCTAAAGAATGACCGTAAATTAAAATCTCTTGGGGCGAT
Above is a window of Lusitaniella coriacea LEGE 07157 DNA encoding:
- a CDS encoding GTP-binding protein — encoded protein: MNHFSDRAQPLQPWNAEDLDKAILNFEEIQADINYKQAQDALHNLVNNLDLTPQEQVGLESEIDHLAKMMNKLDRAVVQIAAFGMVGRGKSSVLNALLGQEVFEAGALHGVTQTVGSANWQLTQETLGKSGQSIQRAILPGTGNSQIQLVDTPGIDEVRGEAREALAHQVAKQADLILFIVAGDLTKVEYQALSQLREVGKPMVLVFNKIDQYPEADRFSIYRKIRDERVRQLLSPDEIVMVAAAPLISTATRRADGNLKVQRQRGKPDIQGLQLKILEILHREGKALVALNTMLYADEVNERVMQRKLTIREEAADLLIWKGVTIKAAAIALNPVTAIDLFTGAVIDVALVLSLSKLYGIPMTQSAAIGLLQKIALSMGGLTASELLTTLGLSGLKGLLGLSVPVTVGGAIAPYLSVAITQAGVAGVSSYAIGQVTKTYLANGASWGPDGPKAVVTRILDSLNEASILNRIKQELSAKLIGN